The genomic DNA TGTCATGGGCTGGAGCTCGGTGGTGAGGACATGGTCGAAGACGGCCCGGACGAGTTGGTCACGCGAGCGGAAGCGGCGGTAGACCGTTATCACGCTCACGTTCGCGCGTGCGGCGATCTCCTCGAGCGTCGCCTGGGGCCCGATCTCCTCGAACGCCAGGACCGCGGCGCCGACGATGCGCTCATGATTGCGGATTGCGTCGGCTCTCACCAGGTCACCCGTAGCGAGTTCAACCCGTAGACGGTGCTGAAGACCCGGAAGTCGGCCTGCTCGTCCGCGAGTGTGAGGTTGGGGAAGCGTCGCAGTAGGGCCGGGAAGGCGATGCGCATCTCCATTCGTGCCAGCGGCGCGCCGAGACAGTGGTGCACGCCGTGGCCGAAGGCGATGTGTCCGGGGGCACCCCGGGTGATGTCGAGGGTGTCGGGGTTCTCGATGTGACCACCGTCGCGGTTGGCGGCGGGAAGCGAAAGGAGCACCAGCGATCCCGCGGGGATGACGTGGCCGGCGATCTCCACATCCGTCGTGGTCGTGCGCGGTGACGGCGAGTGCACGATGGACAGCCAGCGCAGCAGTTCCTCGACGGCGGGCTCGGCCCGCGTCGGATCCTCGCGGATCATGGCGAGTTGGTCCGGGTGTCGCAGCAGGGCCAGGGTGCCCAGGCCGAGCATGTTCGAGGTCGTCTCATGCCCGGCGAGCAGCAGCAGGGCCGCGATGCCGTTGAGCTCGTCGGTGCTCAGATCGTCGCCGTGTTCGCGCACCAGCATGCCCAGCATGTCCTCGCCCGGGTCGGCCTGTGCGCGGGCGACCAGGCCGGCCATGTAGGCGCGGTTCTCCCGCAGCGCCGCGGTCTGTTCCTCGACCGGCAACGAGATGTTCAACAGGCGAACGGAACGTTCCTGGAACTCGGCGCGGTCGGCGTACGGCACTCCCAGCAACTCGCAGATCACCAGCGACGGCACCGGCAACGCGAAGTGCGACATCAGGTCGGCCGGCTTGCCGGCCCGCTCCAGATCGTCCAGCGCCGCCTCGACGATCTCCACGATGCGCGGCGCGAGCCGGCGCATCCGACGGATGGTGAACTCCGGGGTGAGCATCCGCCGCAACCGGGTGTGCTCCGGCGGGTCGAACGCGAGCAGAAACCCGGCCCGCAGCTTGTCCTGCTCTTCCTGGCTCATCTCACCGGCCGCGGCGAACGGTGTCATGGCGTTGCTGAACCGGGTCGGATCCGAAAGCACCTCGCGCACATCCTCGTGCCGGAGGACCAGGTACGCGGGCTGGCCGAACGGCGTCACCACCTGCACCACGCCCTCACCGTCCCGCGCCCGGGCCAGTTCCTCGACCGGGTCGAGTCCGTTCCGCCGCATCTCCAGTGACAACTCCGGCGCCTCCGTCATCGCCCATCCCCTTCCATGATCAGATCGTTTGGCCCAACGTAGCAGATAACTGAAAGACGACCTAACACTTAGAGGTTGCGTAGATCGAGGGCTAAGCTGGCCTGGCGTGCGGTCCAGGCACAGGCTTGCTGATCAGGACGTTGCTGACGCTTCCGTGTTGACCGACTCGTCGAGGTCGACCCGGTTCGCCGGGTGTACCAGCCATCCGCTGATCCCCTTGTCACGGTCGTTCACCGACGCGGGCATGTGTGTGACACAGGGCTTCGCGGTGCTGTTCATCAAGGGCATCGGCGTCGAGTTCGTCGGCAGGGAGCAGATCGGCGCCGCTGTCGAGTGGCTGCAGCGTGCTGTCAACGTGGGTGCCTCATGGCGCCCGCGTTGAAGATCTGGGCGGCGAAGGCGTCGCCCACCCCCGTCGGCCGCCTGCCCGCGGCCCTGCCCGCGGCCCTGCCCGCGGCCACGGCGCTGCTCGTCGTGACCGGTACGCTCGCCACCGGCACCGGGCCGCACGCGGGCGACTCCTCCGGCGTGCGCGCATGCCGTTGAACTGGACCGCGATGGCCTGGCTGCACGCGGCCGCCGCCGTGCTCGTGCTCGCCATCGCCTCCGTCCTGTGGGCCAGAACCCGGCAAGATCGAGGCTCGACCGCGCATGGGCGCACCACGCTGTTCATCGCCGTGTTTGTCGGGCAGGGACTCATCGGTCTCACGCAGATCGCCACCGGCCTCGCCGAGACCGTCATCGTCGCGCATCTGCTCGGATCCGCATTCGTGTGGGCAGGCGCGGTGCGTGTCTTCCTCGACACTCACACCCGGACAGCACCACACAGGCACGCACACGGCTCACGCTTCCGTAGCCGCCCAGCAGCACTCAGCTGACGGGGTGAAAGAGGCGAACAGCCGCGCATCGGCCGTCCCCTGCCCCGCTGCGAACTCCACCGCCGGAACGAGAGACGCCCAGTTACGACTTTTCCCTGCCTTCGCAGTGTCACGAAGTCCGACGTCCTCATGGACCCGCGCTAAGGGCGTGCACGATGCTCGCTCGGTGTCTCCCTCGGCAGCACCGGCCGCGGGTGTTCGAGGTGTCCTACACCGATCTGCCGGGCCGGGTTGGTCAGATTCTGGAGGCACTGAGCTCGGCTCGGCTCAATACCGTGCACGCGCCGATGATGATCGCGCTGGCGCTGATCAAGCGGCACGAAACCGAGACCACCCACCGCGTGCTCCGTGCACGAGGCGCCGTGGATGGCAGCTCAGCGGCAGAGGCCGGCGATGCCCGTGGGGATGGCGCCCCCGGGATGTCGATGACCGGCATGGAGTGGTCGACCGGGTGGCGGCGCGCCATCCGCGGCGCTCCGGCCGCCGCGGCAGGCGCCATGGGGTGCCCTTAACGCGGCGCCGCGTGTCGCGGTGGGGGTGGATCCCAGAGGCCGTGCCGTACCGCTCCAGAGTGGTGCGGCCGTTCGGGCACACGTACGCGCCAGCCGGCTCTTCTGAGCCCGATCACAGTCAGAGAATCACCACATTTGTGGTACCACATTTGGGGTAACCTTGCATCCATGGCGAATCGGGACCGGCGAGGCCGGCTACGGGACGCGGCTATCGAGGTGCTGGCCGAGCAGGGTGGGCGCGGGCTGACGCACCGCGCGGTGGACGCTGCGGCGGGTGTGCCCCCCGGCACTTCCAAGAACTACTTCCCGACCAGGCAGTCCCTGCTGCAGGCGATCGCCGAGCGGTGCGTCGAGCTCTACCGCGATCTGCCCAGACCGGTGATCACCGACCGGGCGACGCTCGTGGCCATGATGGGCGCGCTGCTGGCCGAGGCCGCGGGCCCTGGCCGGCAGCGGCTGCTCGCCTACCTCGAACTCCATGCGGAGGCGGCCCGCGCTCCCTGGCTGGCCGCCATCTTGGACGGCATCGCGGCGGCCGACCTCACCGCCTTCGAGGAGGCGCAGCGGGCCGCCGGGCTACCGGTCACACCGGAGCGCGCCGCCGCCGTCACCCTGGCCATGCACGCCGCGATCCCGCACCTGCTCGTCGGCGGCCCCCACACCCTGGCGGCCGTGGGCCTGGACGATCCCGGCCGTTTCGCCCGCGACCTGTTGGATGCGGTCTACGGCCGTGCCGAGGAACGGAGTGAGGAGTACGCTCATGGTCACCAACCGGTTCCGCGCGGCGGTGCCTGAGGCCCCGCATCGCACGATGCTCTCCGGGCGGGTCCTGCGGGCTGTCGTCAGCGCGCATACGGTGGCGGTCGTCGGTCAGCCAGTGTTCGCTGGTGTGTACCTGAGCGGTGACTACGACGGCTTGCGCTGGCATGCGGTCGGCGCCGACGTGGTGTCCGCTATCGGCTTGGTGCAGGTGATCGTGGCGATCGTGGTCTGGGTTCGGCTGCGTCGGGTCTGGCCGTTCTTTGCCACGTTGGCTGTGGTGGTGGCCGAGACGGTGCAGTACTTGGCCGGGCTTGACGGCGCGCTGTGGTTGCACCTCCCGTTGGGGGTGATGACCGTCGCCGGGCTCGTCGTGCTGTTCATCGCCGTGTGGCTCCGGCCCCTCCGGCGGCGACCGCCGATCCCGCAGACCGTGGAGGAGCCGAAGCAGCAGGAAGCCGGCCATGCGTGAGCACGATGACGACCGATCCGGTCGTGCCCATGCCATGGCCAGGCGGCGGGTGCTGGGCATCGGCGGTGCGCTCGGGCTGATGGCGGTCACCGGGCTGTCGACCTCGGCGGCGCTGGCCCGCCGGCCGCCGTTCACCGGTGCCGAGTTGCGCAGCGCCGTGCCGCTGCCGCCCGCGTTCCAGGTGTCGTTGCCACTTCCCTCCGTGCTGGCGCCGGTCAGCACCTCGGGCGGTGCCGACCGTTATGAGATCACCCAGCGCGAGGCGACCGCGGAGATCCTGCCTGGTGTCAGGACGCCGTTGTGGACGTATGAGGGCGCCTTCCCGGGGCCGACGATCGAGTCGCGCCGCGGCCGGCCGATCACCGTGACGCATCGCAACGAGTTGCCCGTACCGACCGTCGTACACCTGCACGGCGGCCGGACCCCGGCGCCTTCCGACGGGTACCCGACCGACCTCGTCCTGCCTGAGGGCTGGCCGGACGCCCACGTCACACACACCGGCCCTGGCGGGCCGGGGCATGGCATGCACGATCCGCAGGCTGTGCTGACCAGGCTGACGCGGGACTACACGTTCCCGCTGGACCAGCGGCCGGCGCTGCTGTGGTATCACGACCACCGGATGGACTTCACCGCCCCCGCGATCTGGCGGGGTCTGGCCGGGCTGCACATCGTGCGCGACGACGCCGAGGACTCGCTCGGCCTGCCCGCGGGGCGGCGCGAGCTGCCGCTTATGATCGCCGACCGTGCGTTCGCCGCCGACGGCAGCCTCGACTATCCCGCCCTCGACCCTGCACTGCGCCGGCGGCCGGGCGTTCGCGAGGCGTATCTGGCCGGAGTCCTCGGTGACGTGATCCTGGTCAACGGCGCCCCGTGGCCGGTGCACGAGGTCGACGCGGCCCGCTACCGGCTGCGCATCCTGAACGCCTCCAACGCCCGCCACTATGAGCTCGAAGCGGTCAGCGACGACGGACGCCTGCTCGATCTCGTCCAGATCGGCGCCGACCAGGGGCTGCTCACGGCGCCGGTCACCCACCGGCTCCTGCCGATCGCACCCGCCGAACGTTACGACGTGATCATCGACTTCAAGGGTGTCCCGGTCGGCAGCCGCGTCAGACTCCTCAACCGGCTCGGCTCCGGCCGAACCCGCGAGGTGATGGCCTTCCGCATCGCGCGCAGGGCCTCCGACGACAGTCGCATCCCGCGCACGCTGTCCACCGATCTGCCGATATGGCGACGGTCGGACGCCGTCAGGGTGCGCGACTTCTCCTTCCGCGCCGGACAGATGCACGGCGGCCACGGCTGGCTGATCGGCGGCGAACCGTTCGACCCCGCCCGCACCGACGTCACCACCCACCTCGGCGACGTCGAAATATGGCGACTGGTCGCCGACGTCCACCATCCCATCCACCTGCACCTGGTCGGCTTCCGGGTGCTCTCGCGCAGCGGCAGGCCGCCACTGCCCCACGACGCCGGCCTCAAGGACACCGTCTCCTTGCGACCGGCTGAATCGGTGGAGATCATCACCCGTTTCGACGGCTACCGCGGCCGCTATCTCTTCCACTGCCACAACGCCGAACATGAAGACATGGGAATGATGGCCAACATCGAAATCATCTGACACCTGCGCTTCACGTCCGGCATTGTCATCATCGGAGCAGATTTCGCCGGAGCGAAACAGGCGGACAGCGCCGGCCCAAGGTCGTGATCGGCCTTCGACGACGGGCGCGCGTCCTCGCGCCCAAGGTTGGCCCCTGGTCCTGGCGGGGTCACATCACCGTCACGTCCGCAGGAACCGGGAGCAGCGGCCGCCAGCCACCGCCGTCCAGCTTGGCCAGCTCCGCCTCCACGTCGACGGTGATCACCCGAAGAAGTTGACGTTCTCGCTGTGTGCTGGGGAGATGTGGGCCAGCAGCTCGCCGGCAACGTAAGCCCGGAGGCGTTGCCGCTCTCCGGGAGAGCCGGCGCCTTCGCGTCACGCCGGATCAGCACGCGGACAACTGTAAGTTGGCCGGCCGGCAGACCTGGGCTTTGCTGCGCGCATGGGCCATGAGACCTGCCAACGGCCACGGTCAGGTGAGAGCATTGGCGCGGCTCATCGGTAGGCGAGGCGGCGCAGCAGGATCTCCGCAGGCCCCCGGTAGCCGGCTCGGCGCATGAGCTCGGCGAGAGCGACGGATACCACCCAGGTGGCCGCGGCCACCCCCGTGGCGCCGGCCAACCCGAGGTCGTCCTGCAACGCAAGCCCGTACGGGTAGAAGACCAGGACGAACACCACGGACTGAAAGAGATAGAGGCTCATCGAGCGCTGGCCGAGCGCCTGGACGACGGTGGCGAAACGGTTCGGCCCCCGGCCGGCCGGGATCGCGATCAGCCCGATGACGGCGGCCATGCCGATCCCGCCCGCGTATCCGGTGAGCGGCTGTGCGAGCGCCGCGAACCACAGAGCGCCCGCCGACGCCTCGGCCCACACCCCCAGCTGCACCAGGCCGGCGGGGAGTGCGCCAAGGACGGACAGCGAAAGAGTGACGATCGCGGCGTTGCGCAAGTATCCGCGGTGGCGGACCGGCTCGTCCAGCAGCCGCCGCCGCGCCGCCCACACGCCGACGAGCACACCGGGAATAACCATGAGGACTCCGGTGATCAGGGCGAAGGGCCAGACCTGGAGGCGCTCGGCGAGCAACGCCCAGGGACCGTCGGCCCCGGCGGCGATGCTTCCCGCACCGTAGGGCGAGCTGTCGTGCGCCATCGGATACCACGTGGCGAAGCCGGCCAGGGCCGTCGCCGGGACCAGGCCGATTCCCGCCGTCCACAGCAAAGTCGCGTCCTTGGCGCGCAGCAGGCCGACGAGCAGGACGGCGCTGAGCCCGTACGCGGCCAGGATGTCGATGGGGGCGAGCACCGCCATGTGGACGAAACCGATCGCGACGAGCCACCATCCTCGGCGGCGTAGCAACGTGCGAGTCCTCACCCAGTCGCCGCCGCGTTCCATCCGCCGGTTCAGCAGCTGAACCAGTGAGTAGCCGAACAGGAACGCGAACATCGGGCGCGCGTGGTTGTTGACGAAGAAGTTGTGGAACACGTTGATCACGTCGTTGGCCACGGGATCTCCGCGGTCAAGGGTGAGCACGAACAGCGGCGCGTGCGCGAAGGCTATGGCCAGCAGCATGAAGCCGCGGGCCAGATCAGGGGCCGGGACCCGGCCGGGGGTGTCGAGCATGCCATCACGGGCGGTGGATGCCGGGATTGAGTGGTTCACCACGTGATCAACTGTAGGGAGTCAGGGCGTCGGTCCCGAATGCGGCTGGGCGCCTCTTCGCCCAGGCGCGGAGGACCGCGGCGGCGGCCAGGAGCAACAACCGAACGGCCAGCGGCGTTAGTGAGCCGTCGCGGGCGGAGTTACCGCCACTCAGCGTTCTCGATATGGGTGGCCGTTCTTCTCGACCTCGGCGGCGATGCGCTCGATGGCATCGGCGGGGATCCGGGAGGCGATCTTACGGAGCTGCGCCTGTTCAGAGTCTGGTCGAGGCAGCCGAACATGTGCTGGTGGACAGTGACACTGTGACCCGCAACACGGACCAGCCGCCCCCTCCGGCATCAACCGATCGGTTGATGCCGGAATCCACCATCCCGCTCTCCGGCCGGAGGATCCGCCACCCCCGCCCCCACGCGATTCTCAAGGCATGCCAACACACCGGGAGCCCGCCCTCCGCACCACCGGCCTCCGCAAAGCCTTCGGCGACCACCTGGCCGTCGACGACATCCACCTCACCGTCCCCGCCGGATCCTTCTACGGCCTGGTCGGCCCCAACGGGGCCGGCAAGACCACCACCCTGGCCATGGCCGTCGGCCTGCTCCGCCCCGACGCCGGCAGCGCCGAGATCTTCGGCGTCGACGTCTGGCGTGACACCGTCCAGGCCAAGGGACTGATCGGCGTACTACCCGACGGCAACGCCATGCCGGAACGGCTCACCGGCCGAGAGGTCCTCACCCACCTCGGCCTGCTGCGCGGTCTGCAGCCCGCCGTCGTCGCCGAGCGCACCGACGAACTCCTCCAGATCCTCGAACTCGACTCCGCCGAGCGGACCCTGGTCATCGAATACTCCACCGGCATGCGCAAGAAGATCGGTCTGGCCGTCGCCCTCCTGCACGCACCCCGCCTGCTCGTCCTGGACGAGCCCTTCGAGGCCGTCGACCCCGTCTCCGCAGCCACGATCAGGACCATTCTGCGCAGGTTCGCAGGCAACGGCGGCTCCGTGATCATCTCCAGCCATGTCATGGCCCTCGTCGAGCAGCTCTGCGACCACGTGGGCGTCATCTCCGGCGGCCGCGTCGTAGCCGCCGGGCGGCTGGCCGACGTACGCGGCGCCGGAACCCTGGAGGACGCCTTCGTCGACCTCGTCGGCGCCCGTGCCGGCGGAACGGAGGGGCTGGCATGGCTCACCTCCTGACCCCCGGCCCGGCCGCCCTGGCACAGCACATGATCCGCATGCGGCTGGCACTCATGCGCAACTCCCTGCGCGGCGACAACGCCTCCAACCTCTACACCGGCGTATCGCTCGGGCTGATCCTGGCCCTCGCAACGATCGCCGTCGCCGTCCTGTGGCCCGCCTACCTGCCCCTCACCCTGGCCGTGTGGCTCTCCGGCTGGATCTTCGGCCCCATCTTCATCGGGGGCGGCAGCGAGGCCCTGCGCCCCGAATACTTCTCCATGCTCCCGGCCACGCCAGGCCGGATCGCGGCGGCACTGCTCGCCGGAGCCTTCGCGGGCCCCGCACCCGCGGTCAATCTCATCGCCCTGCTGTCCCTGCCCGTGTACGGCTGGCGCTTCGGCCCGGCCGGAGTGCTCATCGGCCTGGCAGCAGCCGTCACCACGCTCATCACCATGGTGATGATCTCCCGCGTCATCGTGGCGCTCATCGGCCTGTTCGTCAGATCCCGCGCCACCGCGGCCGCCGTCGGCATCGTAACCGGCACCGCCATCGCCCTGTGCAGCAACGGCTGGGCACCCGTCGCAGCTCTGGGCGGCACCGACACCACCGCCTGGTCCCAGGTCCTGGTCCGCGTCCTGCCGTCCGGATGGGGCGTGGCCGCCGTCGAAGCCCCCTGGCCCCTCGCCCTCGCCATCCTCGTCGCCAACGCCGGAGTGATCGCCCTCCTCCTGGCCGCCTGGGCCGGCCTGTTGTCGCGGCGCGTCGTCTCGGCCGCACGCGGTGGTGTGCCGCCCCGCCGCGGCACGCCCCGCCCCTTCCCCACCACCAGCGGCGCCCGCATCGTCGCCGCCAAGGAACTGCGCGCCTGGTGGCGCGACCTCGTCCGCATCCAGTTCCTCGCCACCGCCTTCTCCTACGCCATCGTCACCCCCCTCCTGCTCGTCACCATCGATGCCTGGATCATGGTCCCCTTCACGGGACTCATCGCGATCGTGATGGCCGCCGCGACCTCGGCCAACCTCTACGGCGCCGACGGGACGGCCCTCTGGCTCACCCTCATGACCCCCGGTGCGGAACGCGCCGACGTCCGCGGACGTCAGTTGGCCTGGCTCCTCACCGTCGGCCCGGCCGCAGTGGTCCTCTCCCTGGCCGGCACCGTCGTCAGCGGCCAGACCTGGGCCTGGCCGTGGGTACTCGGCCTGCTCCCCGCCCTCCTCGGCGGCGGCGCCGGGGTCATCGTCCTGCTCGGCGTCATCTCGCTGGTCCCCGGCACCGACCCGCACAAGCGCGGCGGCAACCCGCTCAGCACCGGCGCCGACGAAACCGCTGAAACCGGCCTCGCCTGGCTCGTGCTCGTCGCGGTCCCCGCAACCGCTCTTCCCGCGGCGGGCGTCATCCTCCTTCACCCGTTGGCCGGCATCGCCGTTGGTCTGCTGACCGGCGCCCTCAGCATCTGGGGATTCGGCAAGATCGCCTACCGCAGGCTCGAGAGCCACGGGATCGATCTGCTCAACCTCATGAAGCACGGCCCGGCACCCGAGGCCGACAAGCCCACCACCGCGGACCTCCCCATCCAGCACCGCATCGGCGTCACGATCTGCTACCTCATCGCCTGGCTTCCTCTGTTCCCCCAGGGGCTCGCGCCCATGGCCATGAAGATCTTCGGCGTCGAGGGCCCCGTATGGTTCCTCGCCCTTCATCTCCCGCCGATCTGGCAATGGCCCACCATCACCTTCATGATCGCCCTAGGGCTGCTCATGTACGGCTACGCCATCCTGATCCCCATGCGCCTAAGCTCATCGTCATCGGCCACTACCAGCTGAAACCCGTCCGTACCCGAGAGGAGAGGCACGCCCCGGATGAACGACCCCTTCCCGCTCTCCACTTGGGAACGACGCTTCGAGAACGTCGTCGAGATCGTCCCCTACGTCACCCTCGCCGTTTCCCTCGTCATCAGCCTGGCCTCACCCGACCAGCCCGCAGGCGGGATCCCCCGTATCCTCGGGCTCACCGCTCTGGCCCTCGCCTGGATTGTCGGCACACGCACCCTCCTCCCCGCCGCCGTGCGCCTGCGGAGAGTCGCCGTCACCATTCACTTCGTCGGCGTC from Nonomuraea muscovyensis includes the following:
- a CDS encoding cytochrome P450, translating into MTEAPELSLEMRRNGLDPVEELARARDGEGVVQVVTPFGQPAYLVLRHEDVREVLSDPTRFSNAMTPFAAAGEMSQEEQDKLRAGFLLAFDPPEHTRLRRMLTPEFTIRRMRRLAPRIVEIVEAALDDLERAGKPADLMSHFALPVPSLVICELLGVPYADRAEFQERSVRLLNISLPVEEQTAALRENRAYMAGLVARAQADPGEDMLGMLVREHGDDLSTDELNGIAALLLLAGHETTSNMLGLGTLALLRHPDQLAMIREDPTRAEPAVEELLRWLSIVHSPSPRTTTTDVEIAGHVIPAGSLVLLSLPAANRDGGHIENPDTLDITRGAPGHIAFGHGVHHCLGAPLARMEMRIAFPALLRRFPNLTLADEQADFRVFSTVYGLNSLRVTW
- a CDS encoding TetR/AcrR family transcriptional regulator — protein: MANRDRRGRLRDAAIEVLAEQGGRGLTHRAVDAAAGVPPGTSKNYFPTRQSLLQAIAERCVELYRDLPRPVITDRATLVAMMGALLAEAAGPGRQRLLAYLELHAEAARAPWLAAILDGIAAADLTAFEEAQRAAGLPVTPERAAAVTLAMHAAIPHLLVGGPHTLAAVGLDDPGRFARDLLDAVYGRAEERSEEYAHGHQPVPRGGA
- a CDS encoding multicopper oxidase family protein — its product is MREHDDDRSGRAHAMARRRVLGIGGALGLMAVTGLSTSAALARRPPFTGAELRSAVPLPPAFQVSLPLPSVLAPVSTSGGADRYEITQREATAEILPGVRTPLWTYEGAFPGPTIESRRGRPITVTHRNELPVPTVVHLHGGRTPAPSDGYPTDLVLPEGWPDAHVTHTGPGGPGHGMHDPQAVLTRLTRDYTFPLDQRPALLWYHDHRMDFTAPAIWRGLAGLHIVRDDAEDSLGLPAGRRELPLMIADRAFAADGSLDYPALDPALRRRPGVREAYLAGVLGDVILVNGAPWPVHEVDAARYRLRILNASNARHYELEAVSDDGRLLDLVQIGADQGLLTAPVTHRLLPIAPAERYDVIIDFKGVPVGSRVRLLNRLGSGRTREVMAFRIARRASDDSRIPRTLSTDLPIWRRSDAVRVRDFSFRAGQMHGGHGWLIGGEPFDPARTDVTTHLGDVEIWRLVADVHHPIHLHLVGFRVLSRSGRPPLPHDAGLKDTVSLRPAESVEIITRFDGYRGRYLFHCHNAEHEDMGMMANIEII
- a CDS encoding DUF418 domain-containing protein translates to MVNHSIPASTARDGMLDTPGRVPAPDLARGFMLLAIAFAHAPLFVLTLDRGDPVANDVINVFHNFFVNNHARPMFAFLFGYSLVQLLNRRMERGGDWVRTRTLLRRRGWWLVAIGFVHMAVLAPIDILAAYGLSAVLLVGLLRAKDATLLWTAGIGLVPATALAGFATWYPMAHDSSPYGAGSIAAGADGPWALLAERLQVWPFALITGVLMVIPGVLVGVWAARRRLLDEPVRHRGYLRNAAIVTLSLSVLGALPAGLVQLGVWAEASAGALWFAALAQPLTGYAGGIGMAAVIGLIAIPAGRGPNRFATVVQALGQRSMSLYLFQSVVFVLVFYPYGLALQDDLGLAGATGVAAATWVVSVALAELMRRAGYRGPAEILLRRLAYR
- a CDS encoding ABC transporter ATP-binding protein gives rise to the protein MPTHREPALRTTGLRKAFGDHLAVDDIHLTVPAGSFYGLVGPNGAGKTTTLAMAVGLLRPDAGSAEIFGVDVWRDTVQAKGLIGVLPDGNAMPERLTGREVLTHLGLLRGLQPAVVAERTDELLQILELDSAERTLVIEYSTGMRKKIGLAVALLHAPRLLVLDEPFEAVDPVSAATIRTILRRFAGNGGSVIISSHVMALVEQLCDHVGVISGGRVVAAGRLADVRGAGTLEDAFVDLVGARAGGTEGLAWLTS